A stretch of the Musa acuminata AAA Group cultivar baxijiao chromosome BXJ2-7, Cavendish_Baxijiao_AAA, whole genome shotgun sequence genome encodes the following:
- the LOC135616382 gene encoding 2-methylpropanoate--CoA ligase CCL4-like codes for MVLHGGDVGVMHADGYIEIKDRSKDVIIIGGENLSSVEVESVLYGHPAVNEAAVVARPDEYWGETPCAFVSLKEWAGAAPTDKEVIEWCRERMPHYMAPKTVVFRAELPKTSTGKIQSTC; via the coding sequence ATGGTTCTACACGGGGGGGACGTCGGCGTCATGCACGCCGACGGATACATCGAGATCAAGGACCGATCTAAGGACGTGATCATCATCGGCGGGGAGAACCTGAGCAGCGTGGAGGTGGAGTCCGTACTGTACGGTCATCCGGCGGTGAACgaggcggcggtggtggcgcgCCCGGACGAGTACTGGGGGGAAACGCCGTGCGCGTTCGTGAGCCTGAAGGAGTGGGCGGGGGCGGCGCCGACGGATAAGGAGGTGATCGAGTGGTGCCGTGAGCGCATGCCGCACTACATGGCGCCGAAGACAGTGGTGTTCAGGGCGGAGCTGCCGAAGACGTCGACGGGGAAGATACAAAGTACGTGCTGA
- the LOC135617495 gene encoding chaperone protein dnaJ C76, chloroplastic-like — MAAVALFHGAVPPPPPVFYLNAPPKARNNSHFHSLQFHRHLSYRCTRRGASSSSSSSWATDFDLYDLLGVDRCSDQFEIKKAYRALQKRCHPDIAGPAGHDMAILLNEIYSVLSDPIARGAYDHEQAKLSEFQGYTGKPVYSTWFGPEDEERAVFVDELKCVGCLKCALFASKTFAIESAYGRARVVGQWADPEERILDAVKTCPVDCISFVERSNLAALEFLMSKQPRGSVRISAGNAVGTRVSNIFAEVTKFQNRYRQMKEKASREESKVHDLRRESRSWAIRGIRSISNWWYWRPPSAATVEAETYLTLIPTRSTIPSTDRLQEAAARHKTKGMAGLKGKTSTSSEHGDDYYWTPITFLPPPSTTTPSTLELFSGDVSESKDEEVRSAAAINKRSRSAKDLMGPVMMAVVSAAAVGSKGTEMGGGLKEHIAGSTALGVVNSFELQMLLAGVTWFIIGMGIQSLVDAIGSKGVFRR, encoded by the exons ATGGCCGCCGTAGCGCTTTTTCACGGAgctgttcctcctcctcctccggtctTCTACCTCAATGCCCCGCCAAAAGCAAGGAACAACAGCCACTTCCACTCCCTGCAATTCCACAGGCACCTTTCCTACAGATGCACACGCAGAGgggcctcctcctcttcttcttcctcttgggCCACGGACTTCGATCTTTACGACCTTCTCGGCGTCGACAGGTGCTCGGATCAGTTTGAGATCAAGAAGGCGTACCGGGCACTGCAGAAGCGGTGCCACCCCGACATCGCCGGGCCTGCGGGCCACGACATGGCCATCCTCCTCAACGAGATCTATTCCGTCCTCTCTGACCCCATCGCTCGCGGCGCCTATGATCAT GAGCAAGCAAAACTCTCAGAGTTCCAAGGATATACAGGGAAGCCTGTCTACTCCACGTGGTTTGGGCCGGAAGACGAAGAGCGCGCCGTGTTCGTAGATGAACTGAAGTGTGTTGGCTGCCTAAAGTGTGCTCTGTTTGCGAGCAAAACCTTCGCCATCGAATCGGCGTATGGCCGAGCTCGAGTTGTGGGGCAGTGGGCTGATCCCGAGGAGAGAATCCTCGACGCTGTCAAAACCTGCCCTGTCGACTGCATCTC GTTTGTCGAAAGATCGAATCTTGCAGCTTTGGAGTTCCTGATGTCGAAGCAGCCTAGAGGAAGTGTGAGGATATCAGCAGGTAATGCCGTCGGAACGCGCGTTTCCAATATATTTGCTGAGGTGACCAAATTCCAGAACAGATACCGGCAGATGAAGGAGAAAGCATCGAGGGAAGAATCCAAG GTACATGATCTTCGAAGAGAATCGAGGTCTTGGGCCATTCGAGGGATCAGATCGATCTCCAACTGGTGGTACTGGCGACCTCCAAGTGCTGCAACGGTTGAGGCAGAGACCTATCTCACCCTCATCCCGACAAGATCCACCATCCCCAGCACAGATAGACTTCAAGAAGCTGCTGCAAGACACAAGACAAAAGGCATGGCAGGACTCAAGGGCAAGACCTCCACTAGTTCAGAACATGGTGATGACTACTACTGGACCCCAATCACCTTTCTTCCACCACCATCGACAACTACTCCTAGCACACTAGAGCTCTTCTCCGGTGATGTTTCGGAGAGCAAAGACGAGGAAGTAAGAAGTGCAGCAGCCATCAACAAGAGAAGCAGAAGCGCAAAGGATCTGATGGGACCAGTGATGATGGCAGTTGTCTCTGCAGCAGCTGTAGGATCTAAAGGCACAGAAATGGGTGGCGGCCTGAAGGAGCACATAGCTGGTAGCACAGCATTGGGAGTTGTCAATAGCTTCGAGCTGCAGATGCTATTAGCTGGAGTTACGTGGTTCATCATTGGCATGGGAATTCAGTCTCTGGTCGACGCTATTGGAAGCAAAGGAGTGTTTCGAAGATGA